The Zingiber officinale cultivar Zhangliang chromosome 2A, Zo_v1.1, whole genome shotgun sequence genomic sequence TGGCATTAGTTTTTCCAGTTGCGACTGCTTCTGTTGAAagagtattttttgtgatgaacACGATAAAGACTAATTTATGTAAAAGAATGGAAGACGAGTGCATGGACGATAGTCTAGTCGTATACATTGAGAATGATATtttttcaacaattaaaaataatgATAACGTTTTCAAAAGATGAAAAGCCACAGGATGTAGTTGCCTCCTCTTTCTTATCCAATGGCCACCTAATATGTCACCAAGTGTTAACCAATACTTCAATAAGTAATAGTCTaattgtaattttataattttataattttataatttagtaTTTTATCTTTTTATGATGTCAAATGGAACTTTttgttattaaatatatttattatgttgcaaaaaatattttgttagctCTCGTTAAAATTTGTCTTTAGATCCACCCCTGAGGATAGGAAACCAAATATAGATTAGGTGTTCACATTCATTTGAGTAAAATCAAAGTCCTAGAATCACTTCCCCCTTCACTCACTTTCCTAACTCAACTCTCTTCTCTGCCTCTCCCTCAATTCTCTCATCAGCTCTCCTACTCTCTCGCTCAACTCTTTCAACTCTCCTTAGTTGTCCTAAGTTTGTTTGAGAACTCAACCTAAGTTTTCTAGATAACTAATTTTGTCATTCTAATTAGTACTTGATTCACAATACTCGTAAGatcaatatctttttattacttgatgatattTTCGTGCACCTATGGATTTATCACATCAATGGGTGCCCTTTTTATTTTTTAGCACTATTGTAGCAGTTATaactagctgctataacgtgtagaaATTATTTTATACCTGTTACAATGTGTAACACTTAATACAATATTGTTGTAATGTTGTAATAACTACTTAGTAGCTTCTATAacttttttaaagttattttaataaagtttaaataattttgattaaattggtaaaaagtattttgatataataatgtaTAAAAATATCAGATGGGATGTTTTTGACTTTTTTAACAGGATGTCattttgatttattataagttGTGATGCCCGTATTATTTTTGCCTAAAATATAATTGAAGTATTTTAATGAATTAAAGTATTTGAATACATAAATGTGCTATAGTACGCATGCATGATCGCAACAATGACTAACATCAATGTTGATTAAATGAAAAATAGGGTAGTAGAAAAACCATATATAATGCTAAGCAGAAACAATAAAATAATGGAATCCATTAGAATTAGTTGAAATTGTTTGAACAAAGAACTCGACAAATATATAACAGATCAATTCTTGAAGATTTTAATTCACACAGGGCAATGCATGCACGATGAACTAGAGCAGAGTCCTGGAAGCCTTCCTGACCAGCAAAATCCAGCACATAACTCGgtagatcaagaagaagaagcacatGACCCAGACGTCCGTCCATCTGGAGTCCTCGACCAGCCCTCTCGCCCTCAGCACATCCCCGCCGGTAAGCAAGCAGACACCTCCATGGCTACTGGAGAAGCATTTGTCCCTGGCGCTCCAGTACTCGTTGATGAGCAGGGAGTCCAATGGATACCTGTAGAGGGAGATGTAGTACATGAAGATCCAGTACTTGGGGATGCTCTCCTTGGGGATGAAGTAGccggagaagagaaagaagaccCCCAGGGAAACGCAGATGAGGGAGTTTCCCAGTATGAAATCCGGCGAGATGGAGCTGAGGAAGAGCACCAGGGAGCTCGCCATTAAAACGATCAGCCACACCACCAAAACGAAGAAGGCGAATGCGGCGAGGGAAGGATTGAGCCCGACGAGCCAGTAAACAGGGATGGCGAAGAGCAGCGCCACCACGAAGAGGAAGGGGAGGAAGACGAGGGTGTTGGCCACGACGTACGAGGAGAGACGGTACGTGCTCCGCGTCACCTCGCGCATCAGCACGCGCCGCTCCTGGAGGAAGATGGGCAGCGCCTCGACcgtggaggagaggaggaagctGAGGCTGAAGGCGAAGAGGCCCAGCCGCTCGGCGACGCCGGCGGCGTCCGGCTTCACGTGCAGGTACACGCTGCCGAGCCCCACGCCGCCGACCACGGCTTGCATGGTGCGCGCCAGGAACAGCTGCTTCGTTCTGTAGATGATCTTCCAGAATCGCCAGCTCAGCGTCCTGATCTCCTCCAGGCGGCTGCAGTAGTTGCTGTGAGATAGCAGCGTCTCTGCTTCTAACGTTGAATCTCGATTCAGCTTGCTGTTGTAGTATACCTCTGCCTCGGGAGGGAATGCAGAGGCGGCGCGGTAATCCTCTAGCTGCTGAGTGATCTCCATGGCGAATTCCAGAGGATTGAGTTGAGTTGGTATTGTGAACCCTAACATTGCGATCGTCTGAGTGAGAGACTCCAGGCTGCCATAGTGAGCCACCTATACTAAAGAGCAACTTTCATTGgattagttttaatttcttcGATCGATCGAAGTAGAGAATTTTTGACAATGGAGGATCGAGCGACGAGGTGTATATACCTTTCCGTGGGAGAGGAGCAAGAAGGTGGAGACGTGCTGAAGAATCCGATAGCCTGGCTGGTGGATGGTGAGGATGACGACCTGCCGCCTCGTCCGCGCCATCGCCGCCAGCAGCTGCACGACCTGCAGCGCCGACGCGCTGTCCAGCCCCGACGTCGGCTCGTCCAGCAGCAGTAACGGCGGGTCGTCTATCACGTCCACCCCGATGGCCACTCGCTTCCGCTCTCCCCCGGACACGCCCCGCCGCTCCTCGTCCCCGACGTAGCTGTCCGCCACCCGCTCCAGCCCCAGCTCTCTCACCAGCGCCTCCACCTTCTCCTCCCGCTCCGCCGCGCTCGCCCCCCGCAGCCGCAGCCGGGCGCTGAACGCCAGCGTCTCCCTCACGGTCAGAAGCGGCAGCAGGTTGTCCTCCTGGGTAACGAACCCGCACAGCTTCCGCAGGTGGACCGCGCTGGAAAGCTGCCGGCCGCCGAGGGAGATGGAGGCGGCGGCAGTGGAACTGGAGGCCCCAGCGCGGCCTGAGATGACGCGGAGGAGAGTGGATTTGCCGGCACCGCTTGGACCGACGACGGCGAGGAGCTCGGAGGAGGCGGCAGCGAAGGAGACAGATTTTAGAAGCGAGTGGCCGCTgctgaggcggcggcggcggcggatgaAAGCGGAGGTGGCAGAGGGGAGGACGGTGTAGGATAAATCGGAGACGAGGAGTGCGGTGGTGGCGgtggtggtggaggaggaggaaaGGGGAGTGGAGGAGGAGTGAAATGAGGAGGAGGACGGGGAGAGTAGGGAGTTGTAGGAGGATGAACGGGAGTCGAGCTGGTCGAGGCCTGCCACTGCTACTGTTTGATCGTCCATAGTCAACTCACTGCGAATCCCAAAAGGAAACGCATGCAGAGCGATTATTAAGTAGGAAATGAGAAGCGCTGCAGATATTGTTAATTAATGGTGATCAGTCTGATGAAGTAGAGGAGAATAATTGCGTAATTGGAAGGAGGAGAGTTGGAACTAACATGGAATATATATCAAAGTGACTGACACTGTTTGCGTGTTGCTGGGGAATTAAGGTTTGGTAGCGTTAGGTCAGCAGAATGAAGAAATAGGATCAATCAAGTGGACAGATAGATGTTTAAGTAGATGGATAGAATGAAGAATGAAGAATGGGAATTGTtaataagttaattttttaaaaatatatattaggtATCTAATTCTTAGGATCTATTTAATTCTAAAATCGACACTCCTAGCTTTCTTCCATAATGAATTAACACGTGTCAAGTAGCATGGAGTGGTCCGATAATGATGATATAGTTGTAAGTTATCTTCTAAGTCTTTCAAACTTAAGGATCAAATCTCAGTTTTCATAAATTTATcggatgaattttttttaatcagtGGTTGATCTCAAAATGTTATGTTGATGATTGTTTActatgaatatttttttatttattttaataatcgatagaaaatttttatgatcgaattgatcattttaaaatttaagttaaaagagAATGAAAATCCCTTATGAGGTTGATTTCACCTTTCATAGGACGTGAGTTTGAGGTAGGAAGATTGCTGGGCTCCCGAGGTCCTCCTTAGCTACGTAGAGATGTTGAGAGATTCTGATTAAGACTGGTCTGATCATGACCAGATACCTAAATTGGAGTTTGGGTGCTCAAAATGCTTGGAGGGTGCTCGACAAGCTAACATAACTCTAGAGCCTGATGGGCCCATTGGAGTCTGAGTGCTATGGAATATAAGGGGCACTCAGCAAACCGAGTACTTACAAGCTGAGGGGCACTCGAGGGACAAAGCACTGAAGTTGAGGGGCGCGAGGCCAAGAGCTTGAAAGCTGAGGAGCACTCCGGAAATTCAACTAAGCACTTTGAAAATTGAGGACACTCATAGTAGGTCAATCTAAATTTTACGGTAtttttgtttgataagataacttaaaatgaattaataatataaatttatttattattttaaaatttttattatttatttagtatgtttataagaattttattaatgaacattattTAAAAATATGTTCAATATTATTCATCAATATATTCATAAGTATTAACAAactaaataattatatttaaacttatttatttaatttaacaagtaatttaaatttatttatttaattaatctgatatatatatataataaatataaataaattctaacccaATTGAATACCAAAcgtattcattatttatttaacGCCCTATATTAAAATAAGAAATTGAACAGTCTCACCTATCCCTTTTAAGGGACGGATCTTTTGGTCAATAAAAATTGGATCAATTTATAATCCAACCTTTATATTAGTGGGAGGTAATGATTTTTCATTTGTTAACAGATAGGGGTCATGATTTTTCATCAATCTTTTTATCCTGATCTAATAATAGACTAGAATAAGGACCAGAGGATCCGCCCCCTATTAAAAGGAGCAGCGTGCGTGGAGCTTATTGAAAGGTCCTGTGACATGAGGTCAAGCCACATGAATAGGGCTTGATGAGCTAAAGCGCATTGTTTCTTGCACAGGGaatcaataataaaatacaaaGTACTAATTAAAATGCACTATCAAACTATTAAAATACTAaagatatcaattttttttatggacagtaataaatttaaattacacaATATGAACTAATAGCAATATATAAAGATAATggttcccttatgtgctagttattattccaaaagttagtagtcgtccatgatttatctcctccgtgttggtcctgggaTGAGTTAGCGGGGGCCCTGGGGACGAACGTATTCGCTTTTTGCCACCAATATATAAAGATAATGGAGGTCCTGAAAAGAATAAAATTCTCCCACCATGTAATTatctattataaattaattttatgatttattttttatatataatttagggACCCACAAATTaatctgaatatatatatatataggagctCTCGCCTGCGGTGTTTTGGTGCGGTTTTGGTGCGGCAACGATGAATTGGACGCCACATCAAGCGAGTTAAAGCACAAAGGAAACAAGTCGTGTCAAAACAAAAACATCTCCTCGTCGCGGTGCTCAACTCTCCAAAAAAAATCCTAGCAGTCTCGCATGCGATCTCCCTGTGTCGCGCCTCTCTCGCCGCGATCTCGCCTCTCTTGCCACGGTAAGCCCGTGAGATCTACCTCCCTCGTCGCGCCTCTCTCGTCGCAATCAGCCCGCGAGATCTCCCTCCCTCACTCACCTCTCTCGTTAGAACCCTATCTGCGGCCTCCCTTCCTCGAGGCGCCCTTCCATCCCTATTCAGTTGCCGGTGGAAACGAGGTAATTTTCCAAAAATTATGCTGAAGCTTTCCTTTACTTGTTTTTTTGTACTTATGTTGTGGAACTATGAAGAAGCTAGGGTTTACTCTGATACAAACAACTATGGGTTCATTAGCTGATGTTTTCTGATTTGTCGTTCTCATTTTCCAAGTCATATGTTCTTTATTTCATCATAATTCGTGCATGAATTGATCGAAGTTAACTTCTGAATATTGTTCTGTTTGCATAATTCGGTCCTGTTTGCAGAATATGTCTCTGCAAGGTATATGTAAAACAAACATATATAGATGTTGAGATCATGATCATGCAACTTAAGTttgttggaaataatatcaagttTAGAGTTTAGTGTGTCTGTTAAGTTAATTGAAAAAACTTAAGTTTGTTGTTTATTCTGAAATAAGatgtagtatttatttatttatctattgtcTAATATAATGTAAGGGGCACAGAAATGGAAGTAAATATAGTTGATGATCAAGACTTCATTCCCCAAGTTGTAGATTATCgaaagccaaaaattggaatggaattctcatcaCTGGAGGATGCATATtctttctataaccaatatgcacgagaagttggatttagttcaaggaatagcatgagcaggaaaaacaagatgacaaatgaagtgaCATAGAAACAAATTGTCTactttaaagaagggcatacagatCTAATGCGGAACAATAAACATCCAAATCCTAATCAACTAACAAGGGAAAGAGCATGTGGCGCAGTTAGAACGGGTTGTAAGTCAAATATTACATTTGTCAAGAAACAAACGGGGCCTAATTAGGTTGTGTGTAACTTCGTAGAAACCCATAATCATCCGCTCtcgactccatcaaaggtgcatttgctacgctcacgTCGTAGTATTTCGGTAGCTAAGAAAGCATTgacaaaacagttttcaaaagtcaatgtaccaacttgtcaacaaatgcatttattggagatagagtatggaggcccTGAACGGGTAGGTTGCATAGAAAAagatattagaaattttgagaaaaatcttAGAGATGAACAAAAGGATATTGATGTTGAAACATTGATTGAGTTTTTTACATATGAGCAAGAAAAGAATTCAAGTTTTTTCGTTGATTACGAGACTGGtttagataaaaaaatttagtaggtgcttttgggttgatcatgtatcaagaagggCATACAATGTATTTGGTGATGCAGAGGTATTTGATACTACATA encodes the following:
- the LOC122042907 gene encoding ABC transporter G family member 23-like; translation: MDDQTVAVAGLDQLDSRSSSYNSLLSPSSSSFHSSSTPLSSSSTTTATTALLVSDLSYTVLPSATSAFIRRRRRLSSGHSLLKSVSFAAASSELLAVVGPSGAGKSTLLRVISGRAGASSSTAAASISLGGRQLSSAVHLRKLCGFVTQEDNLLPLLTVRETLAFSARLRLRGASAAEREEKVEALVRELGLERVADSYVGDEERRGVSGGERKRVAIGVDVIDDPPLLLLDEPTSGLDSASALQVVQLLAAMARTRRQVVILTIHQPGYRILQHVSTFLLLSHGKVAHYGSLESLTQTIAMLGFTIPTQLNPLEFAMEITQQLEDYRAASAFPPEAEVYYNSKLNRDSTLEAETLLSHSNYCSRLEEIRTLSWRFWKIIYRTKQLFLARTMQAVVGGVGLGSVYLHVKPDAAGVAERLGLFAFSLSFLLSSTVEALPIFLQERRVLMREVTRSTYRLSSYVVANTLVFLPFLFVVALLFAIPVYWLVGLNPSLAAFAFFVLVVWLIVLMASSLVLFLSSISPDFILGNSLICVSLGVFFLFSGYFIPKESIPKYWIFMYYISLYRYPLDSLLINEYWSARDKCFSSSHGGVCLLTGGDVLRARGLVEDSRWTDVWVMCFFFLIYRVMCWILLVRKASRTLL